A part of Emys orbicularis isolate rEmyOrb1 chromosome 13, rEmyOrb1.hap1, whole genome shotgun sequence genomic DNA contains:
- the LOC135887899 gene encoding olfactory receptor 14I1-like, with protein MSNRTTVTEFLLLGFSDVWELQIWHVVGFLVMYLAALVGNLLIFIAIAFDHHLHTPMYFFLMNLSILDVGSISVTVPKSMANSLMNTRSISYAGCVAQVFFLSFFITADFSLLIVMAYDRYVAICQPLHYERMMNSGACVQMAAGAWVSEILNSVLHTGNTFALTFCGGNMVDQFFCEIPYLLKLTCSDSYLSEVRVLAFSVCLVLGCFVFMIVSYVQLFKSVLRIPSEQGRHKAFSTCLPHLTVVSLFVCTGAFAYLKPTSSSPSALDLVAAVLYSVLPPIVNPIIYSIRNKEIKAALRRLTGCR; from the coding sequence atgtccaaccgaACCACCGTGaccgagttccttctcctgggattctctgatgtttgggAGCTGCAGATTTGGCACGTTGTGGGGTTTCTAGTGATGTACTTGGCAGCCCTGGTGGGGAATCTTCTTATCTTCATTGCCATCGCCTTCGAccaccaccttcacacccccatgtacttcttcctgatgaatctgtccatcctagacgttggctccatctctgtcactgtccccaaatccatggccaactCCCTCATGAACACCAGGTCCATTTCCTATGCTGGATGTGTTGCCCAAGTCTTTTTCCTCTCCTTCTTCATCACAGCGGATTTTTCCCTTCTCATTGTCATGGCGTATGACCGATATGTtgccatctgccaaccactgcactatgagagAATGATGAACAGCggagcttgtgtccaaatggcagctgGTGCCTGGGTCAGTGAGATTCTCAACTCTGTACTACACACCGGGAACACGTTTGCATTGAccttctgtggaggcaacatggtggatcagttcttctgtgaaatcccctaTCTACTCAAGCTCACCTGCTCTGACTCCTATCTAAGTGAAGTTAGGGTTCTTGCATTTAGTGTGTGTTTAGTCTTAGGCTGCTTTGTTTTTATGATTGTGTCATATGTTCAGCTCTTCAAATCAGTGCtcagaatcccctctgagcagggacgacataaagccttctccacctgccttcctcacctcactgtggtctccttgtttgtttgcactggggcctttgcctacctgaaacccacctccagctccccaTCTGCTCTGGATCTTGTGGCGGCTGTTCTTTATTCCGTATTGCCACCAATCGTGAATCCAATAATCTACAGCATAAGGAACAAAGAGATCAAAGCTGCCCTGAGGAGACTGACTGGGTGTAGGTAA